A section of the Virgibacillus sp. NKC19-3 genome encodes:
- a CDS encoding YhgE/Pip domain-containing protein: MRLKQLATVMMGTILVFGSLPLSAFAEEDEHADTQKGQYDTKDEAIYGNLGADGALKDMYVVNTFHVDHPGEIVDHGDYTTIRNLTNLADMEQDGRDVHFQAEKGDDDFYYQGYLEDHPLPWDIDITYVLDGDKVDPEALAGKDGSLEIQMETSANEDVDETFFENYMMQITLTLDPSTFDNIQAPDGTKAKEGKDTNLTFTVMPDEEETFIVSADVTDLEMDPIDISATPASMPMDDPDLGDMKGDMESLSDAIKEINGGVGDLKDGISDLNDGASDLSEGSSSYLTGINQLDQSSAELVDGSSQINDAFQEVAGAVQDAPDEAPDMGNIDQFPEGIRTLANGLNDTADGLDELRDNYDTAYSNLSDAINEIPANEITEEQINELFNSDVDPEVINQLVDSYESAQKVKGTYEGVEEAFDAVTGTLDDVAGSVREMADEANTTATEVENGLANMDGLDELNELQSSVSEFASQYQSFHQGLVAYTDGVSDLASNYQDIDEGIGGISDGLGSLEDGAGDLKDGTEELEGETSDMPDEMQSEVDEMMDEYDASDFDPVSFVSDKNKDVDVVQFALQTEPIEVEEAETTEDTDEEEDKGFWERFLDLFR; the protein is encoded by the coding sequence ATGCGTTTGAAACAACTAGCAACTGTGATGATGGGGACTATTCTGGTCTTTGGCTCCCTCCCTTTGTCTGCATTTGCCGAGGAAGATGAACATGCAGATACCCAAAAAGGCCAATATGACACGAAGGATGAAGCCATTTACGGTAATCTAGGGGCAGATGGAGCATTGAAGGACATGTATGTAGTGAATACGTTTCACGTTGATCATCCTGGTGAAATTGTAGATCACGGCGATTATACAACCATTCGAAACTTAACGAATTTAGCTGACATGGAGCAGGACGGCCGTGATGTGCATTTTCAGGCAGAAAAAGGGGATGATGATTTTTATTATCAGGGCTATCTGGAAGACCATCCGCTTCCATGGGATATAGATATTACTTATGTATTGGATGGAGACAAAGTAGATCCGGAGGCGTTAGCCGGTAAAGATGGTTCGCTGGAAATTCAAATGGAAACGTCTGCCAATGAAGATGTCGATGAGACTTTTTTCGAAAATTATATGATGCAAATCACCTTAACGCTTGACCCGTCGACATTTGATAATATTCAAGCGCCGGACGGGACCAAGGCCAAAGAAGGGAAGGATACAAATCTGACATTTACTGTCATGCCAGACGAGGAAGAAACGTTCATTGTTTCTGCTGATGTTACCGATCTGGAGATGGATCCTATTGATATTTCGGCAACACCGGCTTCGATGCCAATGGATGATCCGGACTTAGGTGATATGAAAGGTGATATGGAGTCATTATCGGATGCAATCAAGGAGATCAATGGCGGTGTTGGCGATTTGAAAGATGGTATTTCGGATCTGAACGACGGTGCCTCGGATTTGAGTGAGGGTTCCAGTAGTTATCTGACTGGTATCAATCAGCTGGATCAATCATCCGCTGAACTGGTTGATGGATCTTCACAAATTAATGATGCTTTCCAGGAAGTGGCGGGTGCGGTACAAGACGCTCCGGATGAAGCCCCTGATATGGGTAATATTGATCAATTCCCTGAAGGCATTCGTACATTAGCAAATGGCTTGAATGACACCGCTGATGGTCTTGATGAATTGCGTGATAATTACGATACCGCTTATAGCAATTTGAGTGATGCGATTAACGAGATCCCTGCTAATGAAATTACGGAAGAACAAATCAATGAATTATTCAACAGTGATGTTGATCCGGAAGTTATCAACCAATTGGTAGATTCCTATGAATCGGCTCAAAAGGTTAAAGGCACGTACGAAGGAGTGGAAGAAGCATTCGATGCGGTGACAGGGACGTTGGATGACGTTGCCGGTTCGGTGCGAGAAATGGCAGATGAAGCAAATACTACTGCCACTGAAGTTGAAAATGGGTTGGCTAATATGGATGGACTGGATGAACTGAATGAGTTGCAATCAAGTGTTTCAGAATTTGCATCACAGTATCAATCCTTTCATCAAGGTTTAGTAGCGTATACGGATGGCGTTAGCGATTTGGCATCGAACTATCAAGATATTGACGAAGGTATCGGGGGGATTTCAGATGGCTTGGGTTCCCTGGAAGATGGTGCTGGAGATCTTAAAGATGGCACGGAAGAGTTGGAAGGCGAAACCAGCGATATGCCTGATGAAATGCAGTCAGAAGTGGATGAGATGATGGACGAATATGATGCTTCGGATTTCGATCCAGTATCGTTTGTATCTGATAAAAATAAAGATGTTGACGTTGTGCAATTTGCTCTGCAAACCGAACCAATTGAAGTAGAAGAAGCTGAAACAACGGAAGATACGGATGAAGAAGAGGATAAAGGCTTTTGGGAGCGATTCTTAGACCTTTTCCGGTAG